A portion of the Peptococcaceae bacterium genome contains these proteins:
- a CDS encoding sodium:solute symporter family protein, protein MGVLIAVIVYTVGISLITTYLVKRNEKAGKDNFMLASHSLPWYVVGVTMGLTVLGAVHVFGLLEMGFIMGAGAIWFSLAVAFSIVLAGFFTGPWVRKLKFATMPEFFAAIFGEKIRLLAVCGTVGVVWGYLTLETQGLGILFSLFTGWDIKPAIILGAVLGLLYVYLAGMKQIGWLNLVNTVVIYSGLIVGIVFFSAKLPGGNWEQVNNFYLQKSQAWMLNILSTPEILYGFALSLLVATAFANAVSQTLLQSAISADDEASIRKSTWVAVPVNGLFGVFTVAMGIAAASVPEYAKLGPKMAGPTMIVNYLPPWLVAWLLAGFLAAVLSTFAMHSMSTATLFVKDIYVNRYKPNATEEEQTRLCRILILLLAASATAVGTFLPTIVAAVSWLNSFLAPLFFVLVAGLFWKRSEAAGTITILVAWIVNILWSFTSLPKLLNMPQDINGYITVSITLVLGIVLFAAMDGKPGLFKERKENLVSVSSAE, encoded by the coding sequence ATGGGAGTTTTAATCGCTGTTATTGTATATACTGTGGGAATATCGCTTATCACTACTTATTTAGTAAAAAGAAATGAAAAGGCCGGTAAAGACAATTTTATGCTGGCAAGCCATAGTTTGCCGTGGTACGTGGTAGGGGTAACCATGGGATTGACCGTCCTCGGGGCGGTACACGTGTTTGGACTGCTGGAGATGGGCTTCATCATGGGCGCCGGGGCAATATGGTTTTCCCTGGCCGTTGCCTTCAGCATTGTCCTCGCCGGATTCTTTACAGGCCCGTGGGTACGCAAGCTGAAGTTTGCCACGATGCCTGAGTTTTTTGCTGCGATATTTGGCGAAAAGATTAGGTTGCTTGCCGTGTGTGGTACCGTAGGCGTGGTTTGGGGATATTTAACCTTAGAAACACAAGGTTTAGGAATTCTTTTTTCGTTGTTTACCGGGTGGGATATCAAGCCTGCTATTATTCTGGGTGCGGTACTTGGACTTCTGTACGTTTATCTGGCAGGTATGAAACAAATCGGCTGGCTTAACCTGGTAAATACGGTAGTCATATATAGTGGCTTAATCGTGGGGATTGTCTTCTTTTCCGCAAAATTACCTGGTGGAAACTGGGAACAAGTAAACAATTTTTACTTGCAAAAATCCCAGGCATGGATGCTGAACATATTGTCAACTCCGGAAATTCTCTACGGTTTTGCCTTGAGTTTGCTGGTAGCAACAGCTTTTGCCAATGCTGTCAGCCAGACTCTTTTACAATCTGCAATATCTGCAGATGATGAGGCAAGCATCAGAAAATCCACCTGGGTTGCTGTGCCGGTTAATGGTCTGTTTGGTGTTTTCACCGTTGCTATGGGTATTGCGGCAGCAAGCGTACCGGAATATGCCAAATTAGGGCCGAAAATGGCTGGCCCCACTATGATCGTCAATTACCTTCCGCCGTGGTTGGTGGCCTGGTTGTTGGCCGGCTTTTTAGCGGCTGTTTTATCTACTTTTGCTATGCACTCCATGTCAACGGCAACATTGTTTGTCAAAGATATCTATGTCAACCGCTACAAGCCAAATGCCACAGAAGAAGAGCAGACCAGGCTTTGCCGCATCCTGATTTTGCTTTTGGCTGCTTCGGCTACCGCGGTAGGCACGTTCCTTCCCACTATTGTGGCCGCTGTATCTTGGCTGAATTCGTTCTTGGCTCCTTTATTCTTTGTCCTGGTGGCAGGACTGTTCTGGAAAAGGTCGGAGGCAGCGGGTACAATAACTATTTTGGTTGCATGGATAGTAAACATTTTATGGTCATTCACTTCATTGCCAAAACTTTTAAATATGCCTCAGGACATAAATGGCTATATAACGGTTTCGATAACCTTGGTATTGGGCATTGTCTTGTTTGCCGCTATGGACGGAAAGCCCGGGCTTTTCAAAGAACGCAAGGAAAATTTGGTTTCTGTATCCAGTGCTGAATAA
- a CDS encoding molybdenum cofactor biosynthesis F family protein, with translation MSGVLAEGAEKGWKNYDDFAAGQETNRLPNTDHWVGKELSIKLENHKTLKLSFEREKVKWDYNGETGKDTYEEVCTSPNHYFIDIQFAKRANECLTIVMNSQTRRAITVRSIVREQVPAGEPRVTQEFLVGDILGGNPSGEVPGPTRDLIGYRQINVYSPNHTYEHIYVNSQRYAWQCLNGVQRGHGDMDYASYYKLEDKMYVFTFREKIIPCASVFFFDYKIGRCTGKFIGITKDGKIENTRAGSFIQRMSYNCYPTGVEPV, from the coding sequence ATGAGTGGCGTATTGGCTGAAGGCGCTGAGAAAGGCTGGAAGAACTACGATGATTTTGCAGCCGGGCAAGAGACAAACCGCTTGCCAAATACCGACCATTGGGTAGGAAAAGAACTGAGTATTAAACTGGAAAACCATAAAACACTGAAACTGTCTTTTGAAAGAGAAAAGGTAAAATGGGATTACAACGGCGAAACAGGTAAAGATACTTATGAAGAAGTTTGCACTTCTCCCAATCATTACTTTATAGACATTCAATTTGCCAAAAGAGCCAATGAATGCTTGACAATTGTCATGAACAGTCAAACACGACGGGCAATCACTGTGCGCTCAATCGTGCGTGAGCAGGTTCCTGCCGGCGAACCGCGTGTGACTCAGGAGTTTCTTGTAGGAGACATCCTCGGCGGAAATCCCAGCGGTGAAGTGCCAGGTCCCACCCGTGATTTGATTGGTTACCGTCAAATCAATGTGTACAGCCCCAACCATACTTATGAACATATTTATGTGAATTCGCAGCGTTACGCATGGCAGTGCTTGAACGGTGTGCAACGGGGCCACGGTGACATGGATTATGCCAGTTACTATAAACTGGAAGATAAAATGTATGTTTTTACTTTTAGGGAAAAGATTATCCCTTGCGCTTCCGTCTTTTTCTTTGATTACAAGATAGGGCGTTGCACAGGAAAATTCATTGGGATAACCAAAGACGGGAAAATTGAGAACACCCGTGCTGGCTCATTTATTCAAAGAATGAGTTACAACTGCTATCCTACCGGTGTTGAGCCTGTTTGA
- a CDS encoding alcohol dehydrogenase catalytic domain-containing protein, which yields MCPKPSLKPGEILIRMKCVGICGSDLHVYHGKLPFVKYPIVQGHEGTGVVVEANDCKKIKVGDRVIVRPQKVCGRCDPCRNGSYHICDNLQIMGIHTPGLSSEYVAVPEKMAVIIPEDIPLDVGTMIEPLSVAVHAVNLVGSVENKNVLIIGAGTVGNLVAQVAKAKDAKVMITGRTDYRLEYAKQLGIHYCINDSKEDVGNALQKVFGQGADVTFECIGVESSVNQSFAYCRKGGKAVITGVIGEKLSIAVGIIQDKELTVYGSQMYREQDYLESISLIQRGKVALAPLITAHFSMKEYLEAYRFILSGSNKVMKVIINIGEG from the coding sequence ATGTGCCCAAAGCCAAGCTTAAAGCCTGGCGAGATTCTGATCCGGATGAAATGTGTCGGGATTTGCGGATCTGACTTGCATGTTTATCATGGCAAGCTCCCCTTTGTTAAATACCCTATAGTTCAGGGGCATGAGGGTACAGGGGTGGTTGTTGAAGCAAATGATTGCAAAAAAATCAAAGTAGGAGACAGAGTAATAGTTAGGCCGCAAAAGGTATGTGGAAGATGTGATCCTTGCCGGAATGGCAGTTATCACATTTGCGACAACTTGCAGATTATGGGCATCCATACCCCGGGCTTGTCTTCGGAATATGTAGCCGTGCCTGAGAAAATGGCCGTAATAATACCCGAAGATATACCCTTGGATGTGGGGACGATGATAGAGCCTCTTTCTGTAGCTGTTCATGCTGTCAATTTGGTTGGAAGTGTCGAAAACAAAAACGTCTTGATAATTGGGGCAGGAACCGTTGGAAATCTTGTTGCGCAGGTTGCAAAAGCGAAAGACGCCAAAGTAATGATAACCGGCCGTACGGACTACCGTTTGGAGTATGCTAAACAGCTAGGCATTCACTATTGTATCAATGATTCTAAAGAAGATGTGGGGAACGCTTTGCAAAAGGTTTTTGGGCAAGGAGCTGATGTAACGTTCGAGTGCATCGGAGTGGAATCATCGGTTAACCAGTCATTTGCTTACTGCAGAAAAGGCGGAAAAGCAGTAATAACCGGTGTAATTGGGGAAAAACTCTCGATCGCTGTAGGCATCATCCAGGATAAAGAGTTGACGGTGTATGGATCGCAGATGTACCGGGAACAAGACTATCTTGAATCGATTTCCCTCATCCAACGGGGCAAAGTAGCGTTGGCTCCCCTGATCACAGCACACTTCTCGATGAAAGAATACCTTGAGGCGTATAGATTTATCTTATCCGGAAGCAACAAAGTCATGAAGGTAATAATAAACATTGGGGAAGGCTAA